CGGCCAAGTCTCTGAGCACTTCCGGATTCATATTTCCTTTTTTATCAAAGAAGTCTACTCCTTCATAAAGATTGATGACAACATGAAACAAAGTATCCAATCCACGGTTCTTCTTACTTACGGTAGGCACCATCGGAACTCCGAAAAGTTTGCTCAACAAATGATAATCCAATGTGTTTCCGCTGGATTCCAACTCATCATAAATATTCAGAGCCACTACCATACGGACATTCATATCAATTAATTGAGTAGTCAGATATAAATTCCGTTCCAAATTAGAGGAGTCAACCACATTTATAATCACATCCGGAGTTTCGTCGATAATATGACGGCGGACATAAATCTCTTCCGGCGTATATGCCGACAAAGAATAGGTTCCCGGCAAATCGACAATGCGGAAATGATAACCTTCGAAGTCGAAATAGCCTTCTTTGGCATCTACAGTCACACCGCTATAATTTCCCACATGCTCGTGAGCACCGGAAGCCAAGTTAAACAAAGAAGTTTTGCCACTGTTCGGGTTTCCGACCAAGGCAACGTTGATGGTACGGCGTTTACCTAACGCCAACCGTTTCATCTCTTCTTCTTTTACAGATATATCTTCAGGCAGTCCTTCATGATAAATAGCCTCTTCAGCCAGTTTTTTAGCTTCTTCTTCACTGACCACTTCAATCATCCCAGCTTCCTGGCGACGAAGAGATATTTCATAACCCAGGACTTTATATTTAATGGGATCCTTTAGTGGAGCGTTCAACAGCACTTCAACCGTCTTACCTTTAATAAAGCCCATCTCCACAATACGTTTACGAAAACCACCGTGCCCCAACACCTTAACGATGACACCTTTTTCGCCTGTTTTTAATTCGGACAAACGCATAACTCTCAAAATTTTCGGCAAAGATAATTCATAACTTCGGAGCATGCAAATTATTTAGATTGTTTTTAAATAACAAGCTTTTTCGTATTCCAAAACACTGCCTGCAACTAAAAACAACGGCCATTCACTTGAGATACTTTAATAAACTATTATCTTTGCAGAATATGATACAACAACGGATTACACAGTATATAGAAAAAGAGGATTTATTTTCTTCCGACAGCAAAATCCTGGTCGCATTGAGCGGTGGAGCCGACTCGGTGGCATTGTTATGCATCCTTCATGCAGCAGGCTATCACTGCGAAGCTGCACATTGCAATTTCCATCTGCGTGGCGAAGAATCAAACCGCGACGAGCAATTTGTCCGACAGCTATGCAAAAGATATGGAATCCGCCTGCATACAATTGATTTTGATACTACCCGATATGCAGCCGAAAAACGTATTTCCATCGAAATGGCAGCCCGGGAATTGCGATACAACTGGTTTGAAGAAATAAGAAATCAATGCCAGGCCGATGTTGTAGCAGTTGCCCATCATCAGGATGATAGCGTAGAGACAATATTGCTGAATCTAATTCGAGGAACAGGCATCACCGGACTATTGGGAATCCGCCCCCGCAATGGAGTTATCGTACGCCCGTTACTTTGTATCAACAGGGAAGAAATCATGCTCTATCTGCAAAACATCGGACAAGATTATGTGACAGACAGCACCAATCTGGAAGACGAATATACCCGTAATAAAATCCGGCTCAACATTCTTCCACTTATGCAGACAATTAATCCATCTGTAAAAAACAGTCTGATAGAAACCAGCAATTATCTGAATGACGTAGCTACTATATATAATAAGTACACGGACGAAGTCAAAGCAAGAATAGTCACAGCAGAAGGTATCCGAATCCGCGAATTATTAAAAGAACCGGCACCCGAAGCTCTTTTATTTGAAATATTGCATCCTCTGGGCTTCAACTCCGCACAAATCAAAGATATTGCCAATTCGCTTGACGGACAACCGGGAAAACAGTTCAGCAGTAAAGAATGGAGAGTGATTAAAGACAGGGAACTCCTTTTATTAGAAAAGGCCCAATCAGAAAACAAAGAGGAACTCCCTTTCCAAATCATCAAAGAAGAAAAAGAATATACGCCGGACTTTCAGATTCCGAGAGAAAAGGGAATTGCCTGTTTTGACGCAGACAAGCTGAATGGAGAAATCTCTTACCGGAAATGGCAGACAGGAGACACTTTTGTTCCTTTCGGAATGAAAGGAAAGAAAAAAGTAAGCGATTATCTGACCGATCGCAAATTTTCTATCAGCCAAAAAGAACGCCAATGGGTACTCTGTTGCGGAGAACGCATTGCGTGGTTGATAGGCGAACGGACAGACAACCGCTTCCGTATTGATGAAACGACCC
The DNA window shown above is from Bacteroides faecium and carries:
- the tilS gene encoding tRNA lysidine(34) synthetase TilS, with translation MIQQRITQYIEKEDLFSSDSKILVALSGGADSVALLCILHAAGYHCEAAHCNFHLRGEESNRDEQFVRQLCKRYGIRLHTIDFDTTRYAAEKRISIEMAARELRYNWFEEIRNQCQADVVAVAHHQDDSVETILLNLIRGTGITGLLGIRPRNGVIVRPLLCINREEIMLYLQNIGQDYVTDSTNLEDEYTRNKIRLNILPLMQTINPSVKNSLIETSNYLNDVATIYNKYTDEVKARIVTAEGIRIRELLKEPAPEALLFEILHPLGFNSAQIKDIANSLDGQPGKQFSSKEWRVIKDRELLLLEKAQSENKEELPFQIIKEEKEYTPDFQIPREKGIACFDADKLNGEISYRKWQTGDTFVPFGMKGKKKVSDYLTDRKFSISQKERQWVLCCGERIAWLIGERTDNRFRIDETTQRIVIYKIV